The following are encoded in a window of Rosa chinensis cultivar Old Blush chromosome 4, RchiOBHm-V2, whole genome shotgun sequence genomic DNA:
- the LOC112197295 gene encoding ABC transporter B family member 11, producing the protein MADHEEQSDGDVLKEPAMASTKAADSENNKQDTAGKSKEGATNTVPYYKLFSFADSLDYMLMSVGTISAIGNGLCMPLMTVIMGEVINSFGETTSINKVVGIVSKVALKYVYLALGAAAAAFLQMSCWMITGERQAARIRSLYLRTILRQDVGFFDTEANTGEIVDRMSGDTVLIQEAMGEKVGSFIQLVATFIGGFVIAFAKGWRLTLVMLTSIPPLILSGAVTSLTIRKLASRGQEAYSVGATVVEQTIGSIRTVASFTGEKQAITKYNNSLTKAYKSGVQEGLASGLGLGMVVLVVFCSYALAVWYGGKTILEQGYKAGDVMNVIFALLTGSFSLGQASPCVSAFHAGQAASFKMFETINRKPDIDAYDTNGMESEDIRGDIELRDVSFSYPARPDEKIFHGFSLSISSGATAALVGQSGSGKSTVISLIERFYDPQAGEVLIDGINLKEFQLNWIRQKIGLVSQEPVLFTCSIRDNIGYGKDGATTEEIRAAAELANAANFIDKLPQGLDTMVGEYGTQLSGGQKQRVAIARAILKNPKILLLDEATSALDAESERVVQEALDRITVSRTTVIVAHRLSTVRNADTIAVIHRGTIVEQGPHTELVKDPDGAYSQLMRLQEISSVSEQNAQNDHERPELSSSFQKLPSFRSISRGSSGRGISSRRSYSFSISHGAPTITGVLEIQPDIPASASSEVHPQVSLRRLAYLNKPEIPVLFLGTIAAIVNGITLPIFGVLISNIIKTFFEPPHQLRKDSKFWALIFIVLGVVSLLAHPMRAYFFAVAGCKLIRRVRSLCFEKVVYMEVSWFDEADHSSGAIGARLSTNAASLRGIVGDALGLAVMNTSTTIAGLVIAFVANWQLALIILVMLPLLGISGYFQVEFMKGLSANAKIMYEDASQVATDAVGSIRTIASFCAEEKVIKLYQTKCEGPIRSGIRQGIVSGIGFGLSFFLLYSVYACSFYAGARLVAAGKTTFPNVFRVFFALTMTAIALTHQQSSLAPDASKGKSSAASIFAILDRKSKIDSSDDSGTTIENLKGEIEFRHVSFKYPNRPNVPIFQDLCLTIRHGKTVALVGESGSGKSTVISLLQRFYDPDSGQITLDGTEMQTLQLKWLRQQMGLVSQEPLLFNDTIRANIAYGKEGEATEAEIIAAAELANAHKFISSLQQGYDTIVGERGVQLSGGQKQRVAIARAIMKAPKILLLDEATSALDAESERVVQDALDRVMVHRTTVVVAHRLSTIKGADLIAVVKNGVIAEKGKHETLISIEGGTYASLVSLHASTSS; encoded by the exons ATGGCTGATCACGAAGAACAGTCAGATGGAGATGTATTAAAAGAGCCGGCCATGGCATCAACAAAGGCAGCAGATTCCGAAAACAACAAGCAGGATACTGCAGGCAAGAGCAAGGAGGGTGCAACCAACACAGTACCATATTACAAGCTCTTCTCATTTGCTGATTCCCTGGATTACATGTTAATGTCTGTTGGTACAATCAGTGCTATCGGAAATGGACTATGTATGCCTCTAATGACCGTGATCATGGGGGAGGTGATCAACTCTTTTGGAGAAACTACGAGTATCAATAAAGTGGTTGGTATAGTTTCCAAG GTGGCTCTCAAGTACGTTTACTTGGCTCTGggggctgctgctgctgcatttTTAC AAATGTCTTGCTGGATGATCACTGGAGAGAGACAGGCAGCAAGAATAAGAAGTTTATACTTGAGAACAATACTAAGGCAAGACGTTGGCTTTTTTGATACAGAGGCTAACACTGGGGAAATTGTTGACAGGATGTCGGGGGATACTGTGCTCATTCAGGAAGCAATGGGGGAGAAA GTAGGAAGCTTTATCCAGTTAGTTGCTACATTCATAGGAGGCTTTGTTATAGCCTTTGCCAAGGGATGGCGTCTCACCCTTGTCATGCTAACCTCTATTCCCCCTCTTATCTTATCCGGTGCTGTCACGAGCCTCACTATAAGGAAGTTGGCGTCCCGTGGACAAGAGGCATATTCAGTTGGAGCAACTGTTGTAGAGCAGACCATTGGTTCTATCAGAACT GTTGCATCATTTACGGGGGAGAAGCAAGCTATAACCAAGTACAACAACTCCTTAACTAAAGCTTACAAGTCTGGTGTGCAAGAGGGTTTGGCATCAGGGTTGGGTCTTGGTATGGTTGTGCTTGTTGTATTCTGCAGTTACGCTTTGGCAGTATGGTATGGCGGAAAAACGATACTTGAACAGGGATATAAAGCAGGAGATGTCATGAATGTGATTTTTGCTTTATTGACCGGCTCTTT CTCTCTTGGGCAGGCATCTCCATGCGTGAGTGCATTTCATGCTGGACAAGCTGCATCATTTAAGATGTTTGAGACAATTAACAGAAAGCCAGATATAGATGCTTATGACACTAATGGGATGGAATCAGAAGACATTCGTGGAGACATAGAACTTAGGGATGTTTCTTTTAGTTATCCTGCAAGACCGGATGAAAAAATATTCCATGGATTCTCACTCTCAATATCTAGTGGTGCAACTGCTGCTTTGGTTGGACAGAGTGGAAGTGGTAAATCGACCGTAATTAGTTTGATTGAGAGATTTTATGATCCACAGGCTGGTGAAGTTCTTATTGACGGTATTAATCTCAAAGAGTTCCAGCTGAATTGGATCAGACAGAAAATAGGGCTTGTCAGCCAGGAACCTGTTTTGTTTACTTGCAGCATTAGAGATAATATTGGCTATGGGAAGGATGGTGCAACTACTGAAGAAATAAGGGCTGCTGCTGAGCTTGCCAATGCTGCTAATTTCATAGACAAACTACCTCAG GGACTAGATACAATGGTTGGTGAGTATGGAACTCAGCTATCTGGGGGCCAAAAGCAGAGAGTTGCTATAGCCAGAGCAATTTTAAAGAAcccaaaaattcttcttttagaTGAAGCAACAAGTGCTCTTGATGCAGAATCTGAGAGAGTTGTGCAAGAGGCATTGGACAGAATTACGGTTAGTCGGACTACTGTCATTGTAGCGCACCGCTTGAGCACAGTAAGGAATGCTGATACCATTGCAGTGATACATCGCGGAACAATTGTTGAGCAAG GACCACATACTGAGCTAGTTAAGGATCCTGATGGTGCATATAGCCAGCTTATGAGGTTGCAAGAAATTAGCAGTGTGTCAGAACAAAATGCTCAAAATGATCATGAAAGGCCAGAACTTTCTTCAAGTTTTCAAAAACTTCCTTCCTTTCGCTCCATAAGTCGGGGATCATCTGGAAGAGGAATCAGTAGTCGACGCAGCTACTCATTCTCAATCTCACATGGTGCACCCACCATAACCGGTGTCCTTGAAATACAACCTGATATTCCGGCTTCAGCATCATCAGAAGTGCATCCACAAGTCTCACTTAGACGCCTGGCTTACCTGAATAAGCCAGAAATCCCAGTGCTATTCCTAGGTACTATAGCTGCAATAGTCAATGGGATAACCTTGCCCATTTTCGGGGTGTTGATATCCAATATAATCAAGACCTTCTTTGAGCCACCTCATCAACTCCGAAAGGATTCCAAGTTTTGGGCATTAATATTTATTGTTCTTGGAGTGGTGTCTCTCTTGGCACATCCAATGAGAGCATACTTTTTTGCTGTAGCTGGGTGCAAGTTAATAAGACGAGTCCGTTCACTATGCTTTGAGAAGGTGGTTTACATGGAAGTAAGTTGGTTTGATGAAGCTGATCACTCGAGTGGTGCAATTGGAGCAAGGCTTTCGACAAATGCAGCTTCCCTACGGGggattgttggagatgctctaggTTTAGCTGTCATGAATACATCAACAACAATTGCCGGGTTGGTTATTGCTTTTGTGGCAAATTGGCAACTTGCTCTTATAATACTTGTTATGCTGCCTCTACTAGGAATAAGTGGATATTTTCAAGTCGAGTTCATGAAAGGATTAAGTGCAAATGCAAAG ATAATGTATGAAGATGCAAGCCAAGTAGCCACGGATGCTGTGGGGAGTATTAGAACAATTGCTTCCTTTTGTGCTGAAGAAAAGGTGATCAAGTTGTACCAGACAAAATGTGAAGGCCCTATCAGGAGTGGGATAAGACAAGGGATAGTTAGTGGCATAGGTTTTGGGCTATCATTTTTCTTGCTTTATTCTGTATATGCATGCAGTTTTTATGCTGGGGCTCGTCTTGTTGCAGCAGGCAAGACAACATTTCCTAATGTTTTTCGG GTTTTCTTTGCTCTCACTATGACAGCTATTGCATTGACTCATCAGCAGAGTTCTTTAGCCCCGGATGCAAGTAAAGGAAAGAGCTCTGCCGCTTCCATATTTGCAATTCTTGACCGGAAATCCAAGATAGATTCAAGTGATGACTCCGGAACAACAATAGAAAATCTGAAGGGAGAAATTGAGTTTCGCCATGTTAGTTTCAAATATCCGAATAGACCTAATGTGCCCATCTTTCAGGATCTTTGCTTGACCATTCGCCATGGCAAG ACAGTTGCTCTGGTTGGAGAGAGTGGAAGTGGGAAGTCGACAGTGATCTCATTGTTGCAGCGCTTTTATGATCCTGATTCAGGTCAAATTACGTTAGATGGTACAGAAATGCAAACATTACAGTTGAAGTGGTTGAGACAGCAAATGGGGCTGGTGAGTCAGGAGCCCCTATTGTTTAATGACACAATCCGAGCCAACATTGCATATGGAAAAGAAGGAGAGGCAACTGAGGCTGAAATTATAGCAGCAGCAGAATTGGCAAATGCTCACAAGTTCATTAGTAGTTTACAACAG GGTTATGACACAATAGTGGGTGAACGAGGGGTTCAACTTTCTGGTGGACAGAAGCAAAGGGTAGCTATTGCAAGAGCTATAATGAAGGCACCAAAGATATTACTACTAGATGAAGCCACCAGTGCTCTTGATGCTGAATCTGAACGAGTGGTTCAAGATGCACTGGACCGAGTTATGGTGCATCGAACTACAGTTGTGGTTGCCCATCGGCTGTCCACGATTAAGGGTGCAGATTTAATAGCAGTGGTGAAAAATGGAGTCATTGcagagaaaggaaagcatgagaCTTTGATCAGTATCGAGGGTGGAACTTATGCTTCTTTGGTATCACTACATGCAAGTACCTCATCTTAG